A stretch of Allostreptomyces psammosilenae DNA encodes these proteins:
- the pstC gene encoding phosphate ABC transporter permease subunit PstC has translation MSSIAAPPPGAAAAPPPSPAPAPRPEKGVRPRSARDLADRFFRGGARGAGVTVLAIMVAVGLFLSLQATDAVREAGWSFFTTEEWAPGAGGFGIAAVLFGTVMIALVAITIAVPLALGTALYISEYAPRGLKQTLVNAVDLMAAVPSVVYGLWGLFLLQPYLMVEGEQGNGIPRWLSTWFGWIPIFRVDGVNRDDPLSTASVYTSSTLIAGIVVAMMVTPIACSVMREVFDQAPIGEREGAYALGATRWGMIRAVVLPFGRGGIIGGTMLGLGRALGETIGVYMIISPIFEVQWQILENGAISISSLIALRYGDASPFGMSALMAAGMTLFLVTLVVNFTASTIVARSRSGAESEV, from the coding sequence GTGAGCAGCATCGCCGCACCCCCGCCCGGCGCGGCCGCGGCCCCGCCACCCTCGCCGGCCCCGGCGCCCCGGCCGGAGAAGGGCGTCCGCCCGCGCAGCGCCCGCGACCTCGCCGACCGCTTCTTCCGCGGCGGCGCCCGGGGCGCGGGCGTGACCGTTCTGGCGATCATGGTCGCGGTCGGCCTCTTCCTCAGCCTCCAGGCCACGGACGCCGTCCGCGAGGCCGGCTGGTCCTTCTTCACCACCGAGGAGTGGGCGCCCGGCGCCGGCGGCTTCGGCATCGCCGCCGTGCTCTTCGGCACCGTGATGATCGCCCTGGTGGCCATCACCATCGCGGTGCCGCTGGCGCTCGGCACGGCCCTGTACATCTCCGAGTACGCCCCGCGCGGCCTGAAGCAGACCCTGGTCAACGCCGTCGACCTGATGGCCGCCGTGCCCTCGGTCGTCTACGGCCTGTGGGGGCTGTTCCTGCTTCAGCCCTACCTGATGGTCGAGGGGGAACAGGGCAACGGCATCCCCCGCTGGCTGTCCACCTGGTTCGGCTGGATCCCGATCTTCCGGGTGGACGGCGTGAACCGGGACGACCCGCTGTCCACCGCCAGCGTCTACACCTCCTCCACCCTGATCGCGGGCATCGTCGTGGCGATGATGGTCACCCCGATCGCCTGCTCGGTGATGCGCGAGGTGTTCGACCAGGCGCCGATCGGCGAACGGGAGGGCGCCTACGCGCTCGGCGCCACCCGCTGGGGCATGATCCGCGCCGTCGTGCTGCCGTTCGGCCGCGGCGGCATCATCGGCGGCACCATGCTCGGCCTCGGCCGGGCCCTGGGCGAGACCATCGGCGTCTACATGATCATCTCGCCGATCTTCGAGGTCCAGTGGCAGATCCTGGAGAACGGGGCCATCTCCATCTCCTCGCTCATCGCCCTGCGGTACGGCGACGCGAGCCCGTTCGGCATGTCGGCCCTGATGGCCGCCGGCATGACGCTCTTCCTGGTGACCCTCGTGGTGAACTTCACCGCCTCCACCATCGTGGCGCGCAGCCGCTCCGGCGCCGAGAGCGAGGTCTGA
- the pstA gene encoding phosphate ABC transporter permease PstA codes for MTTEQISDRRAAAVHPTAPAQPAPATARATAATTRRTVLPAVDRPHDAPAAPPTRRATGGLDRDDLILRLGSAAASLSLTALLFGRILPFDGWQGFLVVAGLLFLGIYAVLVMQEEDGPAVRDRVMAAVIQAIAAVLLICLGMVIVFTVARGWEALSHLNFFTQDMGPAGPLDPLSVGGIQHAIVGTLIQISIALAITIPLGITCAVFLGEVGGRFARFVRTIAEAMTALPSIVAGLFVYALFITTLGLERSGLAASMAITVMMLPIVIRAADVVLRLVPGNLREASLALGASQWRTVWHVVLPTARSGLTTSVILGTARGVGETSPVLLTAGSSLVLNLDPARNPMISLPLAAYEFTRSPEPTMIARGFGTAATLMVLVLVLFVFARILGGRGAGQLSRRQQRRAARASQRDVERFRLRGQAPASPSRPAAAPADR; via the coding sequence ATGACCACCGAGCAGATCTCCGACCGCCGGGCCGCCGCCGTCCACCCCACGGCCCCCGCCCAGCCGGCACCGGCCACGGCCCGGGCCACGGCTGCGACCACCCGCCGCACGGTCCTCCCGGCGGTGGACCGCCCGCACGACGCGCCCGCCGCGCCGCCGACCCGCCGCGCCACCGGCGGCCTGGACCGCGACGACCTGATCCTGCGCCTCGGCTCCGCGGCCGCCTCCCTCTCGCTCACCGCGCTGCTCTTCGGCCGGATCCTGCCCTTCGACGGCTGGCAGGGCTTCCTCGTCGTCGCCGGACTGCTCTTCCTCGGCATCTACGCCGTGCTGGTGATGCAGGAGGAGGACGGTCCGGCCGTCCGCGACCGGGTGATGGCCGCCGTCATCCAGGCGATCGCCGCCGTGCTGTTGATCTGCCTCGGCATGGTGATCGTCTTCACCGTGGCACGGGGCTGGGAGGCGCTCTCCCACCTGAACTTCTTCACCCAGGACATGGGCCCGGCCGGACCGCTGGACCCGCTCTCCGTGGGCGGCATCCAGCACGCCATCGTCGGCACGCTGATCCAGATCTCCATCGCCCTGGCCATCACCATCCCGCTCGGCATCACCTGCGCCGTCTTCCTCGGCGAGGTCGGGGGACGGTTCGCCCGCTTCGTCCGCACCATCGCGGAGGCCATGACCGCGCTGCCCTCCATCGTGGCCGGCCTGTTCGTCTACGCCCTCTTCATCACCACCCTCGGCCTGGAACGCTCCGGCCTGGCCGCCTCCATGGCGATCACGGTGATGATGCTCCCGATCGTCATCCGGGCCGCGGACGTCGTCCTGCGGCTCGTCCCGGGCAACCTGCGCGAGGCCTCGCTGGCCCTCGGCGCCTCCCAGTGGCGGACCGTCTGGCACGTCGTGCTGCCCACCGCCCGCTCCGGCCTGACCACCTCGGTGATCCTCGGCACGGCCCGCGGCGTGGGCGAGACCTCCCCGGTGCTGCTCACCGCCGGCTCCAGCCTCGTGCTCAACCTCGACCCGGCCCGCAACCCGATGATCTCCCTGCCGCTGGCCGCCTACGAGTTCACCCGCTCCCCCGAGCCGACGATGATCGCCCGCGGCTTCGGGACGGCGGCCACCCTCATGGTGCTGGTGCTGGTGCTCTTCGTGTTCGCCCGCATCCTCGGCGGCCGGGGCGCCGGTCAGCTGAGCCGGCGGCAGCAGCGCCGCGCGGCCCGCGCCTCGCAACGCGACGTCGAACGCTTCCGGCTGCGCGGCCAGGCACCCGCCTCGCCGTCACGCCCCGCGGCCGCTCCGGCCGATCGCTGA
- the pstS gene encoding phosphate ABC transporter substrate-binding protein PstS produces the protein MSPNRPGGRRSRWTALLALLTSWCVLAPAGTAAAATQDYTRISGSGSTWSQNALDQWRRNVQQYGMTVDYAGVGSSQGRQQFLNGSVDFAVSEIPFVTQPEFPGEAVERPERGTYAYMPIVAGGTAFMYNLKIGGQQVTNLRLSGEVLAKIFTGAITTWADPAIQEDNPGLRMPNRRIVPVYRSEGSGTTAQFTKWMASEHPDVWGDFCERLGRDNCGFTSYYPQVPGGVGQNGSTGVAGYVRQAHSEGAITYVEYSYAVNAGFPVAKVLNRAGYYVEPTAQSVAVGLLQAEVEENPNSPDYLTQQLEGVYRDDDPRTYPLSSYSYMILPTTVRGIFTEEKGYTLSSFANWFLCQGQQQAEELGYSPLPINLVEAAMEQVRRIPGAVQEDINIRNCNNPTFSPDGTNTLARNAPQPAACDRQGPQQCTDGTGGNRTPTRPSGNASGSGGGGGSNGSGSGGGAGDTGSGTTGGSGAATGGNGGSGTTGGSADSGGSADGGSSEGGDGGGSATTGGPTDQASGPVYDPDTGSYVDDSAGVTGGAGTGQIVLATPTSLETAGGWSTRHTLMVLAAALMLAVIVAPPAVSRWLARRGGRA, from the coding sequence ATGTCCCCCAACCGTCCGGGCGGTCGCCGGAGCCGGTGGACCGCCCTGCTCGCCCTGCTCACCAGCTGGTGCGTGCTCGCGCCGGCCGGCACGGCCGCGGCGGCCACCCAGGACTACACCCGGATCAGCGGCTCCGGGTCCACCTGGAGCCAGAACGCGCTCGACCAGTGGCGCCGCAACGTCCAGCAGTACGGCATGACCGTCGACTACGCCGGTGTCGGCTCCAGCCAGGGCCGTCAGCAGTTCCTCAACGGCTCGGTGGACTTCGCGGTCTCCGAGATCCCCTTCGTCACCCAGCCCGAGTTCCCGGGCGAGGCGGTCGAGCGCCCGGAGCGCGGAACCTACGCCTACATGCCGATCGTGGCCGGCGGCACCGCCTTCATGTACAACCTCAAGATCGGCGGGCAGCAGGTGACCAACCTGCGGCTGTCCGGCGAGGTCCTGGCCAAGATCTTCACGGGCGCCATCACCACCTGGGCCGACCCGGCGATCCAGGAGGACAACCCCGGGCTGCGGATGCCCAACCGCCGGATCGTCCCGGTGTACCGCTCGGAGGGCTCCGGCACCACCGCCCAGTTCACCAAGTGGATGGCCTCGGAACACCCGGACGTCTGGGGCGACTTCTGCGAGCGGCTGGGCCGCGACAACTGCGGTTTCACCTCCTACTACCCGCAGGTCCCCGGCGGCGTGGGCCAGAACGGCTCCACCGGCGTGGCGGGCTACGTCCGCCAGGCGCACAGCGAGGGAGCCATCACCTACGTCGAGTACTCCTACGCCGTCAACGCCGGCTTCCCGGTGGCGAAGGTGCTCAACCGGGCCGGCTACTACGTCGAGCCCACCGCCCAGTCGGTCGCCGTCGGCCTGCTCCAGGCGGAGGTCGAGGAGAACCCGAACTCCCCGGACTACCTGACGCAGCAGCTGGAGGGCGTCTACCGGGACGACGACCCGCGCACCTACCCGCTGTCCTCCTACAGCTACATGATCCTGCCCACCACGGTCCGGGGCATCTTCACCGAGGAGAAGGGCTACACCCTCAGCTCCTTCGCCAACTGGTTCCTGTGCCAGGGGCAGCAGCAGGCCGAGGAACTCGGCTACTCGCCGCTGCCGATCAACCTGGTGGAGGCCGCCATGGAGCAGGTGCGGCGGATCCCCGGCGCGGTGCAGGAGGACATCAACATCCGCAACTGCAACAACCCGACCTTCTCCCCCGACGGCACCAACACGCTGGCGCGCAACGCGCCGCAGCCGGCGGCCTGCGACCGGCAGGGCCCGCAGCAGTGCACCGACGGCACCGGCGGCAACCGCACCCCGACCCGGCCGAGCGGCAACGCCTCCGGCAGCGGCGGCGGCGGCGGTTCGAACGGCTCGGGCAGCGGCGGCGGCGCCGGTGACACCGGTTCCGGCACCACGGGCGGCTCGGGCGCGGCCACCGGCGGCAACGGGGGCTCCGGCACGACCGGCGGCTCCGCCGACTCGGGCGGTTCGGCGGACGGCGGCTCCTCGGAGGGCGGCGACGGCGGAGGCAGCGCCACCACCGGCGGCCCGACCGACCAGGCCAGCGGCCCCGTCTACGACCCGGACACCGGCTCCTACGTCGACGACTCCGCCGGCGTCACCGGCGGCGCCGGCACCGGACAGATCGTGCTGGCCACCCCCACCTCCCTGGAGACGGCCGGCGGCTGGAGCACCCGGCACACCCTCATGGTCCTCGCCGCGGCCCTCATGCTCGCGGTCATCGTCGCCCCGCCGGCGGTGTCCCGCTGGCTGGCGCGCAGGGGAGGCCGGGCATGA
- a CDS encoding sortase: protein MTLTTPPPAAARPPAAAPVPAPPRAPAPAPPTAPKGPAHGTQPPPAVRGHLALYLPGTALTILGALLIGFVAHLTVVSGLQHNRDQQLAWADFRFELAAGIAPVSQQDFDGKLVPVGTAVAVIEIPQIGVREVVFEGTDGATLRSGPGHRRDTTFPGQPGMSTLMGRHDAYGGPFNRIEELRAGDAFTVTTGQGEHTYEVIGVRRAGDPVPAPPEQGAGRLTLITAEVDTPFVPEDALYVDADLTSAVMETSGQLIQPGSAPEEEDALATDTGGMWALVLWLQALVLAAVAVVWLHRRRGATQAWLIGVPVLLALGLTVADSAALLLPNLL from the coding sequence ATGACTCTCACCACCCCGCCGCCGGCGGCGGCCAGACCCCCGGCCGCCGCACCCGTCCCCGCGCCGCCCAGGGCACCGGCGCCCGCCCCGCCCACCGCGCCGAAGGGGCCCGCGCACGGCACGCAGCCACCGCCAGCCGTCCGCGGCCACCTGGCCCTCTACCTCCCGGGCACGGCGCTCACCATTCTCGGGGCGCTGCTGATCGGCTTCGTGGCCCACCTCACCGTGGTCTCCGGCCTCCAGCACAACCGGGACCAGCAGCTCGCCTGGGCCGACTTCCGATTCGAGCTGGCCGCCGGCATCGCCCCGGTCTCCCAGCAGGACTTCGACGGAAAGCTGGTGCCGGTCGGCACGGCGGTCGCGGTCATCGAGATCCCGCAGATCGGCGTGCGCGAGGTCGTCTTCGAGGGCACCGACGGCGCCACCCTGCGCTCCGGCCCCGGCCACCGGCGGGACACCACGTTCCCCGGCCAGCCCGGGATGTCCACCCTGATGGGGCGCCACGACGCCTACGGCGGCCCGTTCAACCGCATCGAGGAGCTGCGGGCCGGCGACGCCTTCACCGTCACCACCGGCCAGGGCGAGCACACCTACGAGGTGATCGGGGTGCGCCGCGCCGGGGACCCGGTGCCCGCCCCGCCGGAGCAGGGCGCCGGCCGGCTCACCCTCATCACCGCCGAGGTGGACACCCCCTTCGTGCCCGAGGACGCGCTGTACGTGGACGCCGACCTCACCAGCGCGGTCATGGAGACGTCGGGCCAGCTGATCCAGCCGGGCTCGGCCCCCGAGGAAGAGGACGCGCTCGCCACCGACACCGGCGGGATGTGGGCGCTGGTGCTGTGGCTCCAGGCGCTCGTGCTGGCGGCCGTGGCGGTGGTCTGGCTGCACCGGCGCCGTGGCGCCACCCAGGCGTGGCTCATCGGCGTGCCCGTGCTCCTCGCGCTCGGCCTGACCGTCGCCGACTCCGCCGCCCTGCTGCTGCCCAACCTGCTCTGA
- a CDS encoding phosphate ABC transporter ATP-binding protein → MTSPAQHSPAASVPVSPAAETAVLPAVAPAAPAKQDAPAPAVGIPRPADAQASQAATLDAREISAWFGDRKVLDRVSLTMPAGRVTALIGPSGCGKSTFLRILNRMHEMIPSATLAGEVLIDGEDIYDPSRRITQARRQIGMVFQKPNPFPAMSIYDNVLAGLKMTGVRADRDTKDALVEECLAKAGLWKEVAGRLRQPGGALSGGQQQRLCIARSLAVRPRVLLMDEPCSALDPTSTRRIEQTIAELSSEVTIVIVTHNMQQANRVSDQCAFFLAEQGTPGVIVEHGPTDAMFNDPADPRTADYVNGRFG, encoded by the coding sequence ATGACCAGTCCCGCTCAGCACAGCCCCGCCGCCTCCGTGCCGGTCTCGCCCGCGGCCGAGACCGCCGTCCTCCCGGCGGTGGCCCCGGCCGCCCCGGCGAAGCAGGACGCCCCCGCGCCGGCCGTCGGGATCCCGCGGCCGGCCGACGCCCAGGCGTCCCAGGCCGCCACGCTGGACGCCCGGGAGATCTCCGCCTGGTTCGGTGACCGCAAGGTGCTGGACCGGGTCTCGCTCACCATGCCCGCGGGCCGGGTGACCGCGCTGATCGGCCCGTCCGGGTGCGGCAAGTCCACGTTCCTGCGGATCCTCAACCGGATGCACGAGATGATCCCGTCGGCCACGCTGGCCGGCGAGGTGCTGATCGACGGCGAGGACATCTACGACCCGTCGCGCCGGATCACCCAGGCCCGCCGGCAGATCGGCATGGTCTTCCAGAAGCCGAACCCGTTCCCGGCGATGTCGATCTACGACAACGTGCTCGCCGGGCTGAAGATGACCGGCGTGCGCGCCGACCGGGACACCAAGGACGCCCTGGTGGAGGAGTGCCTGGCCAAGGCGGGGCTGTGGAAGGAGGTGGCCGGGCGGCTCCGGCAGCCCGGCGGGGCGCTCTCCGGCGGCCAGCAGCAGCGGCTGTGCATCGCCCGCTCGCTGGCGGTGCGGCCGCGGGTGCTGCTGATGGACGAGCCCTGCTCGGCGCTGGACCCGACCTCCACCCGGCGCATCGAGCAGACCATCGCGGAGCTGTCCAGCGAGGTCACCATCGTGATCGTGACGCACAACATGCAGCAGGCCAACCGGGTCTCCGACCAGTGCGCGTTCTTCCTGGCGGAGCAGGGCACCCCGGGCGTGATCGTGGAGCACGGGCCCACGGACGCGATGTTCAACGACCCCGCGGACCCGCGCACCGCGGACTACGTGAACGGACGCTTCGGGTGA
- a CDS encoding tetratricopeptide repeat protein, which produces MAAREEEALQARYRAGAERGDRHATSMLGALLLRRGRLEEAEPHLRRAAAAGSRAAANNLGVLLYRRGRADEAAEWWRSAAVAGSAAAAHALGGHLRERGDDAGAEYWLRAAAEQGHERGAFAYADLLEHRRDVRAERWFRRAAEGGHREAAFRLARTLEARGDADAQSWYRQAAARGHRRAALRLAVLLEQRGQVEQAVHWYREAARAGETRAARALGFLLQEAGDEAGAELWWRRAAEAGDGNAANALGALCAGRGDDERAEEWYKAALDAGDINGAFNLGLLCGSQGRAGAAEQWFRRAAYAGHGEGANALAVLLMQRGDSAGAEPWFSRSAEAGSVDAAFNLGILHMARGEEAKAEEWYAQAADAGHGEAAHQLGLIAEREGRVEDAERRYRQAAAAGSAEGAFRLGALLDGREGQRAEMEAERFYRQAAEAGHDRAQVRVGVLAARRGDERAAEGWYRRAAEAGSAVGAFNLGLLLARGGNEREAALWYTAAAEKGHGRAALRMALLAGRQGDLPRAEQWCVRATDAGPAEVAERAGRLLEVLRAEITRSA; this is translated from the coding sequence CTGGCCGCCCGTGAGGAGGAAGCCCTCCAGGCCCGCTACCGCGCCGGCGCCGAACGCGGCGACCGGCACGCGACCAGCATGCTCGGCGCCCTGCTGCTGCGCCGCGGCCGGCTGGAGGAGGCCGAGCCGCACCTGCGGCGCGCCGCCGCCGCCGGTTCCCGGGCCGCCGCGAACAACCTGGGCGTGCTGCTGTACCGGCGCGGGCGTGCCGACGAGGCCGCCGAGTGGTGGCGCTCGGCCGCCGTGGCCGGCAGCGCCGCCGCCGCGCACGCGCTCGGCGGGCACCTGCGCGAGCGCGGCGACGACGCCGGGGCCGAGTACTGGCTGCGGGCCGCGGCCGAGCAGGGGCACGAGCGCGGCGCCTTCGCCTACGCCGACCTGCTGGAGCACCGTCGCGACGTGCGCGCGGAGCGCTGGTTCCGGCGTGCCGCCGAGGGCGGCCACCGGGAGGCGGCGTTCCGGCTGGCCCGCACCCTGGAGGCGCGGGGCGACGCGGACGCGCAGTCCTGGTACCGGCAGGCCGCCGCGCGCGGGCACCGCCGTGCCGCGCTGCGGCTGGCCGTGCTGCTGGAGCAGCGCGGCCAGGTCGAGCAGGCGGTGCACTGGTACCGGGAGGCGGCCCGGGCGGGGGAGACCCGTGCCGCGCGGGCGCTGGGCTTCCTGCTCCAGGAGGCCGGCGACGAGGCGGGTGCCGAGCTGTGGTGGCGCCGTGCCGCCGAGGCCGGGGACGGCAACGCGGCCAACGCCCTGGGCGCGCTGTGCGCCGGGCGCGGCGACGACGAGCGCGCGGAGGAGTGGTACAAGGCGGCGCTGGACGCCGGGGACATCAACGGCGCGTTCAACCTGGGCCTGCTGTGCGGTTCGCAGGGGCGTGCCGGCGCCGCCGAGCAGTGGTTCCGGCGGGCCGCGTACGCCGGGCACGGCGAGGGGGCCAACGCGCTGGCGGTGCTGCTGATGCAGCGCGGCGACTCGGCCGGGGCCGAGCCGTGGTTCTCCCGGTCGGCCGAGGCCGGCAGCGTGGACGCGGCGTTCAACCTGGGCATCCTGCACATGGCGCGCGGCGAGGAGGCCAAGGCCGAGGAGTGGTACGCCCAGGCGGCCGACGCCGGTCACGGCGAGGCCGCGCACCAGCTCGGCCTGATCGCGGAGCGGGAGGGGCGGGTGGAGGACGCCGAGCGGCGCTACCGGCAGGCCGCGGCCGCCGGTTCGGCCGAGGGCGCCTTCCGGCTGGGCGCGCTGCTGGACGGCCGGGAGGGGCAGCGCGCGGAGATGGAGGCGGAGCGGTTCTACCGGCAGGCCGCCGAGGCCGGGCACGACCGGGCACAGGTGCGGGTCGGGGTGCTGGCCGCGCGGCGCGGGGACGAGCGGGCCGCGGAGGGCTGGTACCGGCGGGCCGCGGAGGCCGGCAGCGCGGTGGGCGCGTTCAACCTGGGGTTGCTGCTGGCCCGCGGGGGCAACGAGCGGGAGGCGGCGCTGTGGTACACGGCGGCCGCGGAGAAGGGGCACGGTCGGGCGGCGCTGCGGATGGCGCTGCTGGCCGGGCGCCAGGGGGACCTGCCCCGGGCCGAGCAGTGGTGCGTCCGTGCCACCGACGCCGGCCCGGCGGAGGTCGCCGAGCGGGCCGGTCGTCTGCTGGAGGTGCTCCGGGCGGAGATCACCCGGTCGGCGTGA
- a CDS encoding Fur family transcriptional regulator gives MTDLLERLRARGWRLTAQRRVIAEVLDGEHVHLTADEVHVRAVERLPEISRATVYNTLGEMVSLGEVMEVGTDGRAKRYDPNAHRAHQHLVCSSCGLIRDVHPAGDPLSALPEGERYGFRLSDVEITYRGICPGCAGGG, from the coding sequence ATGACTGACCTGTTGGAGCGACTGCGCGCACGCGGATGGAGGCTGACCGCCCAGCGCCGCGTGATCGCGGAGGTGCTGGACGGCGAGCACGTGCACCTGACCGCGGACGAGGTACACGTCCGCGCCGTCGAGCGCCTCCCCGAGATCAGCCGCGCCACCGTCTACAACACCCTGGGCGAGATGGTCTCCCTGGGTGAGGTGATGGAGGTCGGTACGGACGGCCGCGCCAAGCGGTACGACCCCAACGCGCACCGCGCGCACCAGCACCTGGTCTGCTCCAGCTGCGGCCTGATCCGCGACGTCCACCCGGCCGGCGACCCGCTCAGCGCGCTGCCCGAGGGCGAGCGCTACGGCTTCCGGCTCTCCGACGTGGAGATCACCTACCGCGGCATCTGCCCCGGGTGCGCCGGCGGCGGGTGA
- a CDS encoding catalase, with the protein MTAQDEYASGTLTTEAGAPVADNQNTETAGVGGPLLFQDQYLFEKLAHFNRERIPERVVHARGAGAYGTFTVTGDVTKYTKAKFLSEIGKQTEVFLRFSTVAGSLGSADAVRDPRGFAVKFYTEEGNYDLVGNNTPVFFIKDASKFPDFIHTQKRDPYTGSQEADNVWDFWGLSPESTHQVTWLHGDRGIPASYRHMDGFGSHTYQWMNAEGDYVWVKYHFKTDQGIKNLTAEEADVLAGKDPDSHQRDLREAIERGEFPSWTVSVQIMTPEQAKTYRFNPFDLTKVWSQKDFPRIEIGKLELNRNPENIFAEVEQAIFSPAHFVPGIGPSPDKMLQGRLFAYADAHRYRVGVNADHLPVNQPHATIAKTHGRDGAMYDGRHGRAKNYEPNSFGGPSQTGERLWAQIPVQGTAGNHAAPLHAEDNDFVQAGNLYRLMSEEEKARLINNLANAIAGVSKDREDIVARAINNFRQADEEYGARLEAAVKERRAGL; encoded by the coding sequence ATGACTGCCCAGGACGAGTACGCGTCCGGAACGCTCACCACCGAGGCGGGCGCGCCGGTCGCGGACAACCAGAACACCGAGACCGCCGGCGTCGGCGGCCCGCTCCTCTTCCAGGACCAGTACCTGTTCGAGAAGCTGGCCCACTTCAACCGTGAGCGGATTCCGGAGCGCGTGGTGCACGCCCGCGGCGCCGGGGCCTACGGCACGTTCACGGTGACCGGTGACGTGACGAAGTACACCAAGGCCAAGTTCCTGTCGGAGATCGGCAAGCAGACCGAGGTCTTCCTGCGCTTCTCCACCGTGGCCGGCAGCCTGGGCTCGGCGGACGCCGTCCGTGACCCCCGCGGCTTCGCGGTGAAGTTCTACACCGAGGAGGGCAACTACGACCTCGTCGGCAACAACACCCCGGTGTTCTTCATCAAGGACGCCTCGAAGTTCCCCGACTTCATCCACACCCAGAAGCGCGACCCGTACACCGGCTCGCAGGAGGCGGACAACGTCTGGGACTTCTGGGGCCTGTCGCCCGAGTCCACCCACCAGGTGACCTGGCTGCACGGCGACCGCGGCATCCCGGCCAGCTACCGCCACATGGACGGCTTCGGCTCCCACACCTACCAGTGGATGAACGCCGAGGGCGACTACGTCTGGGTGAAGTACCACTTCAAGACCGACCAGGGCATCAAGAACCTCACCGCCGAGGAAGCCGACGTGCTGGCCGGCAAGGACCCGGACTCCCACCAGCGCGACCTGCGCGAGGCCATCGAGCGCGGCGAGTTCCCGTCCTGGACCGTCTCCGTGCAGATCATGACGCCGGAGCAGGCCAAGACCTACCGCTTCAACCCCTTCGACCTCACCAAGGTGTGGTCCCAGAAGGACTTCCCGCGGATCGAGATCGGCAAGCTGGAGCTCAACCGCAACCCGGAGAACATCTTCGCCGAGGTCGAGCAGGCGATCTTCAGCCCCGCGCACTTCGTGCCCGGCATCGGCCCGTCCCCGGACAAGATGCTCCAGGGCCGCCTGTTCGCCTACGCGGACGCCCACCGCTACCGCGTCGGCGTCAACGCCGACCACCTGCCGGTGAACCAGCCGCACGCCACCATCGCCAAGACCCACGGCCGGGACGGCGCGATGTACGACGGCCGGCACGGCCGGGCCAAGAACTACGAGCCGAACAGCTTCGGCGGCCCGTCGCAGACCGGTGAGCGGCTCTGGGCGCAGATCCCGGTCCAGGGCACCGCGGGCAACCACGCCGCCCCGCTGCACGCCGAGGACAACGACTTCGTGCAGGCGGGCAACCTCTACCGGCTGATGTCGGAGGAGGAGAAGGCGCGCCTGATCAACAACCTGGCCAACGCCATCGCCGGTGTCTCCAAGGACCGCGAGGACATCGTCGCCCGGGCGATCAACAACTTCCGCCAGGCCGACGAGGAGTACGGCGCCCGCCTGGAGGCGGCCGTCAAGGAGCGCCGCGCCGGTCTGTGA
- the hisN gene encoding histidinol-phosphatase, producing the protein MTATSDGYLDDLRLAHVLADTADAVTLERFRALDLTVETKPDMTPVSDADRAAEELIRGALSRARPRDAVVGEEFGSQGRGSRRWIVDPIDGTKNYVRGVPVWATLIGLVDTGPTGQEEVVVGLVSAPALGRRWWAAKGLGAYTGRSLTSSSRISVSSVSSLADASFAFSEVPEWEKAGKLDAFLDLGRAVWRTRGYGDFWPYMMVAEGAVDMASEPELEVWDMAPLGVIVEEAGGRFTDLAGRPGPWGGNAAASNGLLHDELLGYLGD; encoded by the coding sequence ATGACTGCCACCTCCGACGGCTACCTGGACGACCTGCGGCTGGCCCACGTGCTGGCCGACACCGCCGACGCGGTCACCCTCGAACGCTTCCGGGCCCTCGACCTCACCGTCGAGACGAAGCCCGACATGACCCCGGTCAGCGACGCCGACCGCGCCGCCGAGGAGCTGATCCGGGGCGCGCTGTCCCGGGCCCGCCCGCGGGACGCCGTGGTCGGCGAGGAGTTCGGCAGTCAGGGCCGGGGGTCCCGCCGCTGGATCGTCGACCCGATCGACGGCACCAAGAACTACGTGCGCGGCGTCCCGGTGTGGGCCACCCTGATCGGGCTGGTGGACACCGGCCCGACCGGCCAGGAGGAGGTCGTGGTCGGCCTGGTCTCCGCCCCCGCGCTGGGCCGCCGCTGGTGGGCGGCGAAGGGCCTGGGCGCCTACACCGGGCGGTCGCTGACCTCCTCCAGCAGGATCTCGGTGTCCTCGGTCTCCTCGCTCGCCGACGCCTCCTTCGCCTTCTCCGAGGTCCCCGAGTGGGAGAAGGCGGGCAAGCTGGACGCCTTCCTGGACCTCGGCCGGGCGGTCTGGCGCACCCGCGGCTACGGCGACTTCTGGCCCTACATGATGGTCGCCGAGGGCGCGGTGGACATGGCCTCCGAGCCGGAGCTGGAGGTGTGGGACATGGCGCCGCTCGGCGTGATCGTCGAGGAGGCCGGCGGCCGGTTCACCGACCTGGCGGGCCGGCCGGGCCCGTGGGGCGGGAACGCCGCCGCCTCCAACGGCCTGCTCCACGACGAACTGCTGGGGTACCTGGGCGACTGA